In Primulina eburnea isolate SZY01 chromosome 3, ASM2296580v1, whole genome shotgun sequence, one DNA window encodes the following:
- the LOC140828388 gene encoding WAT1-related protein At5g07050-like: MEGKGCFGNFYEKSKPYIAMISLQFGYAGMNIITKVSLNRGMSHYVLVVYRHAFATAIIAPFAIFLERKVRPKITFTIFLQLFALGLLGPVIDQNFYYAGLKFTSPTFSCAMSNMLPAMTFVMAVICRMEKVDLKKLRCQAKVVGTIVTVAGAMLMTLYKGDVINMVWSKYIHPRKSYVADTTQGTDQDWFKGSILLIFATFAWASFFILQAITLRKYTAQLSLTALVCFMGTLQSIVVTLVMEHKPNAWAIGWDMDLLAAAYAGIVSSSIAYYVQGLVMQKRGPVFVTAFSPLMMIIVAVMGSFILAEKIYVGGVIGAALIVMGLYSVLWGKYKEYKETEAEEILEPVKAGGINNGKANQNGMIIEDIEANSVGMTQKSVR, from the exons atggAAGGAAAAGGATGCTTTGGGAACTTTTATGAGAAATCTAAGCCTTACATAGCCATGATTAGCTTACAATTTGGCTATGCTGGGATGAATATTATAACCAAAGTTTCACTTAATAGAGGGATGAGCCACTATGTCTTGGTTGTGTATAGGCATGCCTTTGCCACTGCGATCATTGCTCCCTTTGCTATTTTTCTTGAAAG GAAAGTGAGGCCAAAGATTACATTCACAATTTTCTTGCAGCTATTTGCGTTGGGGCTTCTCGG GCCCGTGATCGATCAGAATTTCTACTACGCGGGGCTGAAATTCACTTCCCCGACTTTTTCATGTGCCATGAGTAACATGCTCCCCGCGATGACATTTGTAATGGCCGTTATCTGCAG GATGGAGAAGGTAGATTTGAAAAAGTTGAGGTGCCAAGCAAAGGTGGTGGGAACAATAGTGACGGTTGCAGGAGCCATGTTGATGACACTATACAAAGGTGATGTTATCAACATGGTATGGTCCAAATACATTCATCCTAGGAAATCCTATGTTGCTGACACGACTCAAGGCACTGACCAAGATTGGTTTAAGGGTTCGATTCTGCTCATCTTTGCCACTTTTGCTTGGGCTTCTTTCTTCATTCTTCAG GCAATCACATTAAGGAAATACACAGCCCAGCTTTCACTAACAGCCCTTGTGTGCTTTATGGGAACACTGCAATCTATTGTTGTCACTCTAGTGATGGAGCACAAGCCAAATgcttgggccattggatgggaCATGGATCTATTAGCTGCTGCTTACGCC ggCATTGTTTCATCGAGCATTGCTTACTATGTTCAAGGCCTTGTGATGCAAAAACGAGGGCCGGTATTCGTCACAGccttcagcccgttgatgatgATCATTGTGGCAGTCATGGGGTCTTTCATTTTGGCAGAGAAAATATACGTTGGAGG AGTTATTGGGGCAGCGTTGATAGTGATGGGACTGTACTCGGTTCTGTGGGGAAAATACAAGGAGTACAAAGAGACAGAAGCAGAGGAAATTCTTGAACCAGTAAAGGCCGGTGGCATCAACAATGGAAAAGCCAATCAAAATGGAATGATTATTGAAGATATTGAAGCAAATAGTGTCGGAATGACGCAGAAAAGTGTACGATAA